From a single Candidatus Methylacidiphilales bacterium genomic region:
- a CDS encoding CAAX prenyl protease-related protein: MKDLIRHPIFPFAAPFVLFMLLLAARDLHEHAVYLTYPITVFAVGLTIGYIWHRLPPVRFTRPLASTLLGLAGTVLWVGLYPWLGKSNPDPSEGFNPGLFESTAIQWGLIAFRMAGFVLVVPIMEEIFWRGFLQRFLVNEDFEKVDLGHFTLFSFAATTGMFVLAHADQWGVALLWGTLAGWWFIRTKSLGDVILLHAVTNLALGIYVLVTKKWYFW, encoded by the coding sequence ATGAAAGACCTGATCCGCCACCCCATTTTCCCCTTCGCCGCGCCTTTTGTCCTTTTCATGCTTCTCTTGGCCGCTCGCGACCTGCACGAGCATGCGGTTTATCTCACCTACCCGATCACTGTTTTTGCGGTCGGCTTGACCATCGGCTATATCTGGCACCGGCTGCCCCCGGTCCGCTTCACCCGGCCCCTCGCCAGCACCCTCCTCGGTCTGGCCGGCACGGTCCTGTGGGTCGGCCTCTACCCCTGGCTGGGCAAATCCAATCCAGACCCCTCCGAGGGCTTCAACCCCGGACTTTTTGAATCAACCGCCATCCAGTGGGGCCTCATCGCCTTCCGTATGGCCGGCTTCGTGCTCGTTGTCCCCATCATGGAAGAAATTTTCTGGCGCGGCTTTCTCCAGCGCTTCCTGGTGAACGAGGACTTTGAGAAAGTCGACCTCGGCCACTTTACTCTTTTTTCCTTTGCCGCCACCACAGGGATGTTCGTCCTGGCCCATGCCGACCAATGGGGCGTGGCCCTGCTCTGGGGCACCCTGGCCGGTTGGTGGTTCATTCGCACCAAGTCCCTCGGCGACGTCATCCTTCTGCACGCCGTGACCAACCTCGCCCTGGGCATCTACGTACTGGTCACGAAGAAGTGGTACTTTTGGTAA